Proteins from a genomic interval of Quercus lobata isolate SW786 chromosome 11, ValleyOak3.0 Primary Assembly, whole genome shotgun sequence:
- the LOC115966582 gene encoding uncharacterized protein LOC115966582, with protein sequence MAIHSKDEALICKVFPSSLGPMTMRWFGGLKPNSINSFKQLTQAFGSRFITSSRVPRLDSLLSLSMREGETLKVYSDRYWEMYNEIEGNYDNVAISTFKRGLPTEHGLRKSLTGKPVTSLRQLMDRINKYKRVEEDQQTGKGKAKVVPQERRDFRSDRFNNSNRPRKDYSEQSGSTGTQAVHAVFQEPLHKILEKVKNKPFFQWPSRMAGDPAKRN encoded by the coding sequence ATGGCCATCCATTCCAAGGACGAGGCGTTGATATGCAAAGTGTTTCCGTCCAGTTTGGGACCCATGACGATGAGATGGTTCGGTGGCCTCAAGCCAAACTCCATAAACTCTTTTAAGCAGCTAACACAGGCTTTTGGTTCTCGCTTCATAACTAGCAGTAGGGTTCCTCGACTAGACTCCCTcctgtccttgtccatgcgagaGGGAGAGACCTTGAAGGTCTACTCAGACAGATATtgggaaatgtataatgagatagagggaAATTACGATAATGTCGCCATTAGCACATTCAAGAGGGGCCTACCGACAGAGCATGGTTTAAGAAAATCCTTGACTGGGAAACCGGTTACCAGCttgcgccaactcatggaccgaATCAACAAGTACAAGAGAGTCGAAGAAGACCAACAGACGGGAAAGGGCaaagcgaaggttgtccctcaggaAAGGAGGGACTTCAGATCGGATCGCTTTAACAACAGTAACCGGCCGAGAAAGGATTACTCGGAGCAATCTGGATCCACAGGGACACaggcagtccatgctgtgttTCAAGAACCATTACATAAAATCCTAGAGAAAGTGAAGAACAAACCATTCTTTCAATGGCCAAGTAGGATGGCAGGCGACCCCGCAAAACGCAACTAG
- the LOC115966583 gene encoding uncharacterized protein LOC115966583, translated as MSVARLPIKADDRESKKAKGMATPLIGFSDEDKLRTLQPHDDALVLMLRIGGYDVKRVLVNQGSAVEVMYPNLYKGLKLKPKDLTAYDSPLVSFEGKTFTPKGLIRLPIQTGSDIVKVDFIVVDAYSPYTAIIARPWLHALGAVSSTLHQKVKYLSEGQVKEVIGDQAMARQCMVSAISQRPSIEPSTSAEDGL; from the coding sequence ATGTCGGTAGCCCGACTCCCAATTAAAGCTGACGATCGAGAGTCCAAGAAGGCGAAAGGGATGGCCACGCCCCTAATcggattctcggatgaggataaacTTAGAACCCTCCAGCCCCACGATGATGCTCTAGTCTTAATGCTCAGGATTGGGGGATATGACGTGAAGAGGGTGCTAGTCAACCAGGGCAGCGCCGTGGAAGTAATGTACCCCAACTTGTACAAGGGGTTGAAGCTGAAACCAAAGGACTTGACAGCATATGACTCTCCTTTAGTGAGCTTCGAAGGGAAAACCTTCACTCCGAAAGGTTTGATTAGATTGCCTATACAGACAGGCTCGGACATAGTGAAGGTGGACTTCATAGTGGTAGACGCTTACTCGCCCTACACCGCCATTATAGCCAGACCATGGCTTCACGCCCTAGGGGCTGTGTCATCAACCTTacaccaaaaagtgaagtacCTATCAGAAGGTCAAGTGAAAGAAGTAATAGGGGATCAAGCCATGGCCCGACAATGCATGGTGTCCGCCATCTCGCAACGACCAAGTATTGAGCCCTCCACCTCAGCCGAGGatggcttatag